Proteins encoded within one genomic window of Besnoitia besnoiti strain Bb-Ger1 chromosome II, whole genome shotgun sequence:
- a CDS encoding molybdopterin converting factor, subunit 2 protein (encoded by transcript BESB_038510) → MEGRQSAQRGGTNGEGKLKRLRTAQEGMEPEGCGRTPEGTELERDAALQSPDGRDWVLVSARQLQVETFFDFVQSPLCGASTVFVGTARATSRGAPLSSRRAEPLPASADVGVSESTQTKLSHPPHSETEATGHTEKAAENERQEGVLFEDSELDAGDLEVAALELECYTAMAIETLLSICSSVRQTYPDIERLAVAHRTGLVSVGEAALIVCVSSPHRAASMRACSLAVEMVKHYVPIWKEEIFTERAAGGHAHSGEDAQARILHVRRAHCARPEATALPSDRRGRLSPSATAEVFRRRRVPGAMLQPLPCVGAPQPMKSEQHR, encoded by the exons ATGGAGGGACGTCAATCCGCACAGCGGGGCGGCACAAACGGAGAAGGCAAGCTGAAACGGCTGAGAACAGCGCAGGAGGGCATGGAGCCAGAAGGCTGCGGTCGCACACCGGAGGGAACCGAactcgagagagacgcggcccTGCAGAGCCCAGACGGCAGAGACTGGGTCCTCGTTtcggcgaggcagctgcaggtAGAAACATTCTTTGATTTTGTTCAGAGTCCGCTGTGCGGCGCATCCACGGTGTTTGTTGgcaccgcgcgcgcgacgtcgcGTGGAGCTCCCCTGTCGTCTCGGCGTGCCGAGCCGCTGCCCGCATCCGCCGACGTCGGTGTGAGCGAATCGACTCAAACAAAACTCTCCCACCCTCCGCATTCGGAAACTGAAGCGACAGGACACACTGAGAAGGCGGCAGAAAACGAGCGCCAGGAAGGTGTGCTCTTCGAGGACTCGGAACTCGATGCGGGCGACCTGGAGGTCGCGGCCCTGGAGCTTGAGTGCTACACCGCCATGGCTATCGAGACTCTTCTCTCCATCTGCAGCTCTGTGCGACAGACTTACCCCGACATCGAACGCCTTGCAGTGGCTCACAGAACAGGCCTCGTGTCCGTCGGCGAAGCCG CGCTCATTGTGtgcgtctcgtcgccgcaCCGAGCCGCGAGTATGCGTGCCTGCTCACTGGCTGTCGAGATGGTGAAGCATTACGTGCCGATCTGGAAAGAGGAGATTTTCACcgagagagccgcaggaGGGCACGCGCACTCAGGAGAAGATGCGCAGGCTCGGATCTTGCATGTCAGGCGCGCACACTGCGCAAGGCCCGAGGCGACAGCTCTTCCGTCAGACAGGCGGGGacgtctctcgccttctgcgacggcggaagtttttcggcgtcgccgagtTCCAGGAGCAATGCTGCAGCCCCTCCCGTGTGtcggagcgccgcagccgatgAAAAGCGAGCAGCACAGGTAG